A window of the Vigna angularis cultivar LongXiaoDou No.4 chromosome 3, ASM1680809v1, whole genome shotgun sequence genome harbors these coding sequences:
- the LOC108326472 gene encoding protein CANDIDATE G-PROTEIN COUPLED RECEPTOR 7 yields MGKTTLATAVAAFLLLLLVPPSTAEIKTLTITSDTRPMILLEKFGFTHTGHVSIAVSSVSVVASSGSQPDPSRLGFFLLSEESLLQVLIEIQQNPRFCVLDSRYIKGLLTFRELSPPPAASVNRIFPVTIANEYSLFFANCAPETSVSMAVHTELYNLDPDNSRDYLSAGQTQLPSLFFLFSVAYFAFLALWLYLCHSNRRSLHRIHLLMGALLLMKALNLLCAAEDKHYVKITGTPHGWDVLFYIFQFIRVVLLFTVIVLVGTGWSFLKPFLQEREKKVLMIVIPLQLLANVASVVIGETGPFIKDWVTWNQVFLLVDIVCCCAIIFPIVWSIRSLRETSKTDGKAARNLAKLTLFRQFYIVVIGYLYFTRIVVFALKTIAAYKYQWVSNLAEETASLAFYVVMFYMFRPVERNEYFVLDEEEEEAAEIALRDEEFEL; encoded by the coding sequence ATGGGGAAAACTACCTTAGCGACCGCCGTCGCCGCCTTCCTGCTCCTCCTTCTGGTGCCCCCTTCCACGGCGGAGATAAAAACCCTCACCATAACCTCCGACACCCGCCCCATGATCCTCTTGGAAAAATTCGGGTTCACGCACACTGGCCACGTGTCGATCGCGGTCTCCTCTGTGTCCGTTGTGGCGTCGTCGGGGTCGCAACCGGACCCTTCCCGGTTAGGGTTCTTCCTCCTGAGCGAAGAGTCTCTTCTCCAAGTCCTAATCGAGATCCAGCAAAACCCCAGGTTCTGCGTCCTGGACTCGCGCTACATCAAGGGCCTCCTCACCTTCCGGGAACTTTCTCCCCCACCCGCCGCCTCTGTCAACCGCATCTTCCCCGTTACAATCGCCAATGAATACAGTCTCTTCTTTGCCAATTGCGCGCCGGAAACCTCCGTCTCCATGGCGGTCCACACGGAGCTCTACAACCTCGACCCCGACAACTCCCGGGACTACCTCTCCGCCGGCCAGACCCAGCTTCCCTCCCTTTTCTTCCTATTCTCCGTTGCCTACTTCGCCTTCCTCGCCCTCTGGCTCTACCTCTGCCACTCCAACCGCCGCTCCCTTCACCGGATCCACCTCCTCATGGGTGCCCTTCTCCTCATGAAGGCCCTCAACCTGCTCTGCGCCGCCGAGGACAAGCACTACGTCAAAATCACCGGCACACCCCACGGCTGGGACGTCCTCTTCTACATCTTCCAGTTCATTCGCGTCGTCCTCCTTTTCACCGTCATCGTCCTCGTCGGCACTGGCTGGTCCTTCCTCAAACCCTTCCTCCAGGAGCGCGAGAAAAAGGTCCTTATGATCGTCATCCCCCTCCAGCTCCTCGCGAACGTCGCCTCCGTAGTCATCGGTGAAACCGGCCCCTTCATCAAGGACTGGGTTACTTGGAACCAGGTCTTCTTGCTCGTCGACATCGTCTGCTGCTGCGCCATAATCTTCCCTATTGTCTGGTCCATTAGGTCTCTCAGGGAAACTTCCAAAACCGACGGAAAAGCCGCCAGGAACCTGGCCAAGTTAACCCTCTTCAGACAATTCTACATCGTTGTCATTGGCTACTTGTACTTCACGCGCATTGTTGTCTTTGCACTTAAAACCATTGCGGCGTACAAGTACCAGTGGGTGAGCAATCTCGCCGAGGAGACTGCTAGCCTCGCCTTTTATGTGGTCATGTTCTACATGTTTAGGCCTGTGGAGAGGAATGAATACTTTGTCCTCgatgaggaggaagaagagGCCGCGGAGATTGCCCTCAGGGACGAAGAATTTGAGCTTTGA